From the Streptomyces nigrescens genome, one window contains:
- a CDS encoding DeoR/GlpR family DNA-binding transcription regulator, protein MTSGERSATRRRRERMVELLGAGDISVHDLAAEFDVSLSTVRRDLATLAALGRITRTYGGAVDHRAVERSWHDKEHEQRGEKDAIARAAAGLVRSGDVVLLDAGTTVARLAHELRDRADLTVVTNGLSTLVELADAEVEVVVLGGRLRRPNESLLGTRTEQALRRLTPDIAFLGVDGLDPRRGINCPDPEQAALKETMAECARASWVLADHSKLGGGGGFPYWAAMPAGTGLISGGGERELASFTDAGWAVHPAAEAPEDVVEGAPLHTS, encoded by the coding sequence GTGACCAGTGGGGAGCGCTCGGCCACCCGGCGCCGCCGCGAGCGGATGGTGGAGCTGCTCGGCGCCGGCGACATCAGCGTGCACGATCTCGCGGCGGAGTTCGATGTCTCGCTGTCCACCGTCCGCCGCGACCTGGCCACGCTGGCCGCCCTGGGCCGGATCACGCGCACCTACGGCGGCGCGGTCGACCACCGGGCGGTGGAGCGGTCCTGGCACGACAAGGAGCACGAGCAGCGCGGTGAGAAGGACGCCATCGCCCGCGCCGCGGCGGGGCTGGTCCGCAGCGGCGATGTCGTCCTCCTCGACGCGGGCACCACGGTCGCCCGGCTGGCCCACGAGCTGCGGGACCGTGCCGATCTCACCGTCGTCACCAACGGCCTGTCCACGCTGGTCGAGCTGGCGGACGCGGAGGTGGAGGTCGTGGTGCTCGGCGGCCGGCTGCGGCGCCCCAACGAGTCGCTGCTCGGCACCCGGACCGAACAGGCGCTGCGCCGGCTCACCCCGGACATCGCCTTCCTCGGCGTCGACGGTCTCGACCCCCGGCGGGGCATCAACTGCCCGGACCCGGAGCAGGCCGCGCTGAAGGAGACGATGGCCGAGTGCGCCCGGGCCTCCTGGGTGCTCGCCGACCACTCCAAGCTCGGCGGGGGAGGGGGCTTCCCCTACTGGGCGGCGATGCCGGCGGGTACGGGCCTGATCTCCGGGGGCGGAGAGCGGGAGCTGGCCTCCTTCACGGACGCCGGGTGGGCGGTGCACCCGGCCGCGGAGGCCCCCGAGGACGTCGTCGAGGGCGCCCCGTTGCACACCTCTTGA
- a CDS encoding SHOCT domain-containing protein produces MDYPLLNAFWTMCLIFLWVMWLILLFRIIGDIFRSQDLKGWGKTGWLVLVILLPFLGVFIYVVARGHGMSEREIAQAERQQKQLQAYLRETVATGDETGRHADSLAKLAELKNHGDITEEEYQKAKAKVLA; encoded by the coding sequence ATGGACTACCCGCTGCTCAACGCATTCTGGACCATGTGCCTGATCTTTCTGTGGGTCATGTGGCTGATCCTGCTGTTCCGCATCATCGGTGACATCTTCCGCAGCCAGGACCTCAAGGGGTGGGGCAAGACCGGATGGCTGGTCCTGGTGATCCTGCTGCCCTTCCTGGGCGTCTTCATCTACGTGGTCGCGCGTGGTCACGGGATGAGCGAGCGGGAGATCGCCCAGGCCGAGCGGCAGCAGAAACAGCTGCAGGCCTATCTGCGGGAGACCGTGGCGACCGGGGACGAGACGGGCCGGCACGCGGACTCCCTGGCGAAGCTCGCCGAGCTGAAGAACCACGGCGACATCACGGAGGAGGAGTACCAGAAGGCCAAGGCGAAGGTTCTCGCCTGA
- a CDS encoding SpoIIE family protein phosphatase/ATP-binding protein, which yields MAGRYGRPRSVLRMRTVAGQVFLLQVAIVVLLVAAAIAALVLQSRSDADREARNRSVAVAEAFANAPGIEAALKTAHPTIVLQPRAEAARKRSEVDFIVVMNTQGIRYTHPIPNRIGKKFVGTLQPALAGRVVTEKITGTIGPLVQAVVPVFSHSGPDKGKVIGLVSAGITVNRVSGVVDDQFPLLFGAAAGVLLLTTGGTALVSRRLRRQTHGLGPAEMTRMYEHHDAVLHAVREGVIIVAGDGCLLLANDEARRLLGLPPDVEGRQVADLGLDPATAHLLASGRVVTDEVHPVGDRLLAVNQRSTDQAGGPPGSVTTLRDTTELRALTGRADVARGRLKLLYDAGTEIGTTLDVVHTCEELAQFGATRFADIVTVDLAEDVLIGEEPTSPGGAALGMRRIASRGAPPDSGLYPVGKLIRFEPATALGAGLASGKAALDADLTAFAGWHLQSPERARRIVQHGIHSRIAVPLRARGVILGVAIFWRSNEPEPFEEEDLSVAEELVARAAVSIDNARRYTREHTMAVTLQRSLLPRALPEQNAVEAAYRYLPAQAGRGGLGGVGGDWFDIIPLPGARVALVVGDVVGHGLHAAATMGRLRTAVHNFANLDLPPDEILWHLDELVTRIDQDEGAEEAEGSVTGATCLYAIYDPATGHCTMARAGHVQPMLLRPDGTTEVADVPGGPPLGLGGLPFETWQGQLPEESRLVLFTDGLVEDRDRDLDEGMALLSRTLSDQPGRTPDETCEAVLSALLPERPSDDIALLVARTRVLDTAHVADWDVPPDPSAVGQIRAAAVRKLVEWGLAEEAFTAELILSELVTNSIRYAAGPIRVRLIRDTSLICEVSDRSSTSPHLRQAATTDEGGRGLFLVAQLAERWGTRYTTSGKVIWTEQALTDLDVVAGEADGGDP from the coding sequence ATGGCCGGACGCTACGGCCGCCCGCGTTCGGTTCTCAGGATGCGAACTGTCGCAGGCCAGGTCTTTCTCCTGCAGGTGGCGATCGTGGTGTTGCTCGTCGCCGCCGCCATTGCGGCACTTGTGCTGCAATCCCGGTCTGACGCAGACCGCGAAGCCCGCAACAGGTCCGTCGCCGTCGCTGAAGCCTTCGCGAACGCGCCGGGCATCGAGGCAGCGCTGAAGACCGCCCATCCGACCATCGTGCTGCAGCCGCGGGCAGAGGCCGCCCGCAAGCGCTCCGAGGTGGACTTCATCGTCGTGATGAACACCCAGGGCATCCGCTACACCCACCCCATCCCCAACCGGATCGGCAAGAAGTTCGTCGGCACCCTGCAGCCGGCGCTGGCCGGCCGCGTGGTCACCGAGAAGATCACCGGAACCATCGGGCCGCTCGTCCAGGCCGTGGTGCCGGTCTTCAGCCACAGCGGCCCGGACAAGGGAAAGGTCATCGGGCTGGTCTCGGCCGGGATCACCGTCAACCGTGTGAGCGGTGTCGTCGACGACCAGTTCCCGCTGCTGTTCGGCGCCGCGGCCGGCGTCCTGCTGCTCACCACCGGCGGCACCGCACTGGTCAGCAGGCGGCTGCGGCGGCAGACCCACGGCCTCGGCCCGGCCGAGATGACCCGGATGTACGAGCACCACGACGCGGTGCTGCACGCCGTCCGCGAAGGCGTGATCATCGTGGCCGGCGACGGCTGTCTGCTGCTCGCCAACGACGAGGCGCGCCGGCTGCTCGGCCTGCCGCCGGACGTCGAGGGACGCCAGGTCGCCGACCTCGGGCTCGACCCCGCCACCGCCCATCTGCTGGCCTCCGGCCGGGTCGTCACCGACGAGGTCCACCCGGTCGGCGACCGTCTGCTGGCCGTCAACCAGCGCTCGACGGACCAGGCGGGCGGACCGCCCGGCAGCGTCACGACGCTACGGGACACCACCGAGCTCCGGGCGCTGACCGGCCGGGCCGATGTGGCCCGCGGCCGTCTGAAGCTCCTCTACGACGCCGGTACCGAGATCGGCACCACGCTCGACGTGGTGCACACCTGCGAGGAGCTCGCGCAGTTCGGCGCCACCCGCTTCGCCGATATCGTCACGGTCGATCTGGCCGAGGACGTGCTGATCGGCGAGGAGCCGACGTCCCCCGGCGGCGCGGCCCTCGGGATGCGGCGGATCGCCTCCCGGGGCGCCCCGCCGGACAGCGGCCTCTACCCCGTCGGCAAGCTGATCCGCTTCGAGCCGGCCACCGCCCTCGGCGCGGGCCTCGCCAGTGGCAAAGCGGCGCTGGACGCGGATCTGACGGCGTTCGCCGGCTGGCATCTGCAGAGTCCCGAACGGGCCAGGAGGATCGTCCAGCACGGTATCCACTCGCGGATCGCGGTGCCGCTGCGCGCCCGCGGCGTCATCCTGGGCGTGGCCATCTTCTGGCGCTCGAACGAGCCCGAGCCCTTCGAGGAGGAGGACCTCTCCGTCGCCGAGGAGCTGGTCGCCCGTGCCGCGGTGAGCATCGACAACGCCCGCCGCTACACCCGCGAACACACCATGGCGGTCACCCTGCAGCGCAGCCTGCTGCCACGCGCCCTGCCGGAGCAGAACGCCGTCGAGGCCGCCTACCGCTATCTGCCCGCGCAGGCCGGACGCGGCGGGCTCGGCGGCGTCGGCGGTGACTGGTTCGACATCATCCCGCTGCCCGGCGCCCGGGTGGCGCTCGTCGTCGGCGACGTCGTGGGGCACGGGCTGCATGCCGCCGCCACCATGGGCCGGCTGCGCACCGCCGTCCACAACTTCGCCAACCTGGACCTGCCGCCCGACGAGATCCTCTGGCACCTCGACGAGCTCGTCACCCGCATCGACCAGGACGAGGGCGCAGAGGAGGCCGAGGGATCGGTCACCGGAGCCACCTGCCTCTACGCCATCTACGACCCGGCCACCGGGCACTGCACCATGGCGCGCGCCGGGCATGTCCAGCCCATGCTGCTGCGTCCTGACGGCACCACCGAGGTCGCCGATGTGCCCGGCGGTCCGCCCCTCGGGCTCGGCGGCCTGCCCTTCGAGACCTGGCAGGGGCAACTGCCGGAGGAGAGCCGTCTGGTGCTCTTCACCGACGGCCTCGTCGAGGACCGTGACCGGGACCTCGACGAGGGCATGGCGCTGCTGAGCCGCACCCTGTCCGATCAACCCGGCCGGACACCGGACGAGACCTGCGAGGCGGTGCTCAGCGCGCTGCTCCCGGAGCGGCCCAGCGATGACATCGCGCTGCTGGTCGCCCGCACCCGGGTGCTGGATACCGCGCATGTCGCCGACTGGGACGTGCCGCCCGACCCCTCGGCGGTGGGCCAGATAAGGGCCGCGGCGGTCCGCAAGCTGGTCGAGTGGGGCCTGGCGGAGGAGGCGTTCACCGCCGAGCTGATCCTCAGCGAGCTGGTCACCAACTCCATCCGGTACGCCGCCGGTCCCATCCGCGTACGGCTGATCCGCGACACCTCCCTGATCTGCGAGGTCTCCGACCGCAGCAGCACCTCACCGCATCTGCGGCAGGCGGCCACCACCGACGAGGGCGGCCGCGGGCTCTTCCTGGTCGCCCAATTGGCCGAACGGTGGGGAACCCGGTACACGACCAGCGGCAAGGTCATCTGGACGGAACAGGCCCTCACCGACCTGGATGTGGTCGCGGGGGAGGCCGACGGCGGGGATCCTTGA
- a CDS encoding APC family permease → MPYTPVASAAPERDTRSATEGDASSTPQLTRSIGVVGGTLLTLSCLTPASSLFVIVPDSFAGLGTGTALTIAVAALLCIGVAFTYSELGTLIPSSGGEYAMVGTLMGRLAGWLVFILSLIVVMIVPPIIALGTAEYLAPVVQLDPQFTAAGVMLLATAMGLLDLRANAWITGIFLVLEVVACAVVAFLGFTHTQRSASVLVNPVIDAGDGTSTAVTAGLIVTGLATALFILQGFSTAVYLAEEMDNPRRNVSRTVLWTLAIGVAVVLIPVVAITLGAPDLKTLGAGDVAGMVQDWSNSGTGTFVSLCIALAIINAAIVMVIQNSRVVFSSARDAAWPTAVNRVFSHVGRRFGSPWAATLAVGVPGAALCFVNLDTLSEVTGVAVAAMYVFVALGALVSRRGEHKHRPAWRMPLWPAVPALLIVVLAWVLSQQSTKSLVITGVIVAVAALYWACYLRPRQETHWVISVPEDEQAPVEKSAGSLPA, encoded by the coding sequence ATGCCCTACACGCCTGTTGCCTCCGCAGCACCTGAGCGGGACACCCGAAGCGCGACGGAGGGGGACGCCTCCAGCACCCCCCAACTCACCCGGTCGATCGGTGTGGTCGGCGGCACGCTGCTCACGCTGTCCTGTCTGACCCCGGCGTCCTCGCTCTTCGTGATCGTGCCGGACTCCTTCGCCGGCCTGGGCACGGGCACCGCACTGACCATCGCCGTCGCGGCCCTGCTGTGTATCGGGGTGGCCTTCACCTACTCCGAGCTCGGCACCCTGATCCCCAGCTCCGGCGGCGAGTACGCCATGGTCGGCACGCTCATGGGCCGCCTGGCGGGGTGGCTGGTTTTCATACTCTCGCTGATCGTCGTCATGATCGTTCCGCCCATCATCGCCCTGGGCACCGCCGAGTACCTGGCGCCGGTCGTGCAACTGGATCCGCAGTTCACCGCCGCCGGCGTGATGCTGCTGGCCACCGCGATGGGCCTGCTCGACCTGCGCGCCAACGCCTGGATCACCGGCATCTTCCTGGTGCTGGAGGTGGTGGCCTGCGCGGTCGTCGCCTTCCTGGGCTTCACCCACACCCAGCGCTCGGCGTCCGTGCTGGTGAACCCCGTGATCGACGCCGGAGACGGAACCAGCACCGCCGTCACCGCAGGGCTCATCGTGACCGGACTGGCCACCGCGCTCTTCATCCTGCAGGGCTTCTCCACCGCCGTGTACCTCGCCGAGGAGATGGACAACCCCCGCCGCAACGTCTCCCGCACCGTGCTGTGGACCCTCGCCATCGGCGTGGCCGTCGTCCTGATCCCCGTGGTCGCGATCACCCTCGGCGCCCCCGACCTGAAGACGCTCGGCGCCGGTGACGTCGCCGGCATGGTGCAGGACTGGAGCAACTCGGGCACCGGCACCTTCGTCAGCCTCTGTATCGCCCTGGCGATCATCAACGCGGCGATCGTGATGGTGATCCAGAACTCCCGCGTGGTCTTCTCCTCGGCGCGCGACGCGGCCTGGCCGACCGCCGTCAACCGCGTCTTCTCGCACGTCGGCCGGCGCTTCGGCTCCCCCTGGGCGGCCACCCTCGCGGTGGGTGTCCCGGGCGCGGCGCTGTGCTTCGTCAACCTCGACACCCTGAGCGAGGTCACCGGGGTGGCCGTCGCCGCGATGTATGTCTTCGTCGCCCTGGGGGCCCTGGTCTCGCGCCGCGGTGAGCACAAGCACCGGCCGGCCTGGCGGATGCCGCTGTGGCCGGCGGTCCCGGCGCTGCTGATCGTGGTGCTGGCGTGGGTGCTCTCCCAGCAGAGCACCAAGAGCCTGGTCATCACGGGCGTCATCGTGGCCGTCGCCGCCCTGTACTGGGCGTGCTACCTCCGCCCGCGCCAGGAGACGCACTGGGTGATCTCGGTTCCCGAGGACGAGCAGGCCCCCGTCGAGAAGTCCGCCGGCTCGCTGCCCGCATAG
- a CDS encoding SpoIIE family protein phosphatase — protein MGATDAFPEGAAPVGATPGQPGGLLDVLGVAAVMLDADGRITLWSPQAEALFGWTAEEALGRPAAQLLVGPEHFDLVLGLFSQVMAGGESWAGVFPVQHKDGSTRLVEFRNMRLLDERGESYALGIATDQAVLRRVERDLALSVRLVAQSPIGLAVLDTSLRFVMVNPALERINDLPADQHIGRDVREALSFLDTDTIVRSMRAVLDTGTPLLDQYTVGRTAADPNADRAWSVSYYRLEDPHGRVLGLATSVVDVTEQHRSATEAARARRRLAVIADASATVGTTLDVDQTAHELADVIVPELADMAAVDVLDAVLDGRRPTSLSRGGPARFRALAVSAAYSTEAVRAADPTGQIASYEADRLITRCVTEARPVLVPRVSADDLPHIAADPQGAALLGKAGLHSYLAVPLIARGEVLGALSLYRVRNPLPFDEDDAVLAVELAARAAVCIDNARSYQSERRTALTLQRHLMNHRPPQPTAMEIAYRYQPAQAASEVGGDWFDAIPVAGDKTALVVGDVMGSGINAAATMGQLRTTARALADLDLDPAEVLRHLDHIAVGLDPAFATCLYAVYDPHRMECRIAVAGHLPPIVVRPDRPPELLDLPTGAPLGVGGVPFEQTTVPLREDDQLVLYTDGLIETRDQPIDARLDTLLGLLAAPQHDLEGLCDRLLGALRDEHDHDDVALLIARVHAHKD, from the coding sequence ATGGGTGCGACCGACGCGTTCCCCGAAGGTGCTGCCCCTGTGGGGGCCACACCGGGGCAGCCCGGCGGCCTGCTGGACGTGCTGGGCGTGGCCGCGGTGATGCTGGACGCGGACGGACGGATCACCCTGTGGAGCCCGCAGGCCGAGGCGCTGTTCGGCTGGACCGCGGAGGAGGCGCTGGGCCGCCCCGCCGCGCAGCTGCTGGTCGGACCGGAGCACTTCGATCTGGTGCTGGGGCTGTTCTCCCAGGTCATGGCGGGCGGGGAGAGCTGGGCCGGGGTCTTCCCGGTCCAGCACAAGGACGGCAGCACCCGGCTCGTCGAGTTCCGCAACATGCGGCTGCTGGACGAGCGCGGTGAGTCCTACGCCCTGGGCATCGCCACCGACCAGGCCGTCCTGCGCCGGGTGGAGCGGGATCTGGCGCTGTCCGTCCGCCTGGTGGCCCAGTCGCCGATCGGCCTGGCGGTCCTGGACACCTCGCTGCGCTTCGTGATGGTCAACCCGGCGCTGGAGCGCATCAACGATCTGCCCGCCGACCAGCACATCGGCCGCGATGTCCGGGAGGCGCTGTCCTTCCTGGACACCGACACCATAGTGAGAAGCATGCGCGCGGTCCTCGACACCGGTACGCCACTGCTCGACCAGTACACCGTCGGCCGCACCGCCGCCGACCCCAACGCCGACCGGGCCTGGTCGGTGTCGTATTACCGGCTGGAGGACCCCCACGGCCGGGTGCTGGGGCTGGCCACCTCCGTCGTGGACGTCACCGAGCAGCACCGCTCCGCCACCGAGGCCGCCCGCGCCCGCCGGCGGCTGGCCGTCATCGCCGACGCCTCCGCCACCGTCGGCACCACCCTCGACGTCGACCAGACCGCCCACGAACTGGCCGATGTGATCGTGCCCGAGCTGGCGGACATGGCCGCGGTCGACGTCCTCGACGCCGTACTGGACGGCCGGCGCCCGACCTCGCTGTCCCGTGGCGGCCCGGCCCGCTTCCGGGCGCTCGCCGTGTCCGCGGCCTACTCCACCGAAGCCGTCCGGGCCGCCGACCCCACCGGCCAGATCGCCTCCTACGAGGCCGACCGGCTGATCACCCGGTGTGTGACCGAGGCCCGTCCGGTGCTGGTCCCGCGGGTGAGCGCGGACGATCTGCCGCATATCGCCGCCGACCCGCAGGGTGCCGCGCTCCTCGGCAAGGCCGGACTGCACTCCTACCTCGCCGTGCCGCTGATCGCCCGCGGTGAGGTCCTCGGCGCGCTGTCGCTGTACCGCGTCCGCAATCCGCTGCCGTTCGACGAGGACGATGCGGTGCTCGCCGTCGAACTGGCCGCCCGGGCGGCGGTGTGCATCGACAACGCCCGGTCGTACCAGAGCGAACGCCGTACCGCGCTCACCCTCCAGCGCCATCTGATGAACCACCGGCCGCCGCAGCCCACGGCCATGGAGATCGCCTACCGTTACCAGCCCGCCCAGGCCGCCAGCGAGGTCGGCGGCGACTGGTTCGACGCCATCCCGGTGGCCGGCGACAAGACCGCGCTGGTGGTCGGTGATGTGATGGGCAGCGGTATCAACGCCGCCGCCACCATGGGCCAGCTGCGCACCACCGCCCGCGCCCTGGCCGACCTCGACCTCGACCCCGCCGAAGTGCTCCGCCACCTCGACCACATCGCCGTCGGCCTCGACCCGGCCTTCGCCACCTGCCTGTACGCCGTGTACGACCCGCACCGCATGGAGTGCCGGATCGCCGTCGCCGGGCATCTGCCCCCCATCGTCGTACGGCCGGACCGGCCGCCCGAGTTGCTCGATCTGCCCACCGGCGCGCCGCTCGGGGTCGGTGGCGTCCCCTTCGAGCAGACCACGGTGCCGCTCCGCGAAGACGACCAACTGGTGCTCTACACCGACGGGTTGATCGAAACCCGGGACCAGCCCATCGACGCCCGCCTGGACACCCTCCTGGGACTGCTGGCCGCGCCCCAGCACGATCTGGAGGGGCTGTGCGACCGCCTCCTGGGGGCCCTGCGCGATGAGCACGACCACGATGACGTCGCGCTGCTCATCGCCCGTGTGCATGCACACAAGGACTGA
- a CDS encoding AMP-binding protein: MPIAARTFRTYVEENLDALSADPAREALVHQGRRVTAGEFRSLVHRLARALRARGVDRGATVTLLSGNLPEAVAARYAANLIGARVNHLYNKLSAESQAAIVRDVETRALIVDPRYAERAAEVTELAPVPDVLVLGPAKLGADLLELAAGQSDEPFASRARPDDVCTIRHTGGTTGHPKGICTTFEQARWFHGVLPQQPEFERRQLVCTTLAHAAGMMADSTLHAGGAVVLLDDFDPGTVLTAIAQERITEMFLLPPLLYQLMDHPDAPHTDTSSLRMLTYGGCQASPARIADAVRAFGPVLMQGYGQNEAGGISVLTQEDHDPRRPDRLRSAGKVLPDVEVAIRDEAGRDLPAGEHGEVCVRSAMIMKGYWKQPELTAEVLRDGWLHTGDIGFLDDEGFLTIVDRLKDMIVVVGGHVYTTELEDLLNSHPQVLQSAVFGVRDADRMERVHAAVVRAPGSDVDGQQLRAMVCAERGAMYEPHRVTFVEALPLTDAGKPDKKELRRRAEQEADTLA; the protein is encoded by the coding sequence ATGCCCATCGCCGCCCGGACATTCCGTACCTACGTGGAGGAGAACCTCGATGCACTTAGCGCCGACCCGGCGCGCGAGGCCCTGGTCCACCAGGGCCGCCGCGTCACCGCAGGCGAGTTCCGCTCACTGGTCCACCGCCTGGCACGCGCCCTGCGCGCCCGGGGCGTCGACCGCGGAGCGACCGTCACCCTGCTCAGCGGCAACCTCCCCGAGGCCGTCGCCGCCCGCTACGCCGCCAATCTGATCGGCGCCCGGGTCAACCACCTCTACAACAAGCTGTCCGCCGAGTCCCAGGCCGCCATCGTCCGCGATGTCGAGACCCGGGCCCTGATCGTCGACCCGCGGTATGCCGAACGGGCCGCCGAGGTCACCGAGTTGGCGCCGGTGCCGGACGTCCTCGTCCTCGGCCCCGCGAAGCTGGGCGCGGATCTGCTGGAGCTGGCGGCCGGACAGTCCGACGAGCCGTTCGCGAGCCGGGCCCGGCCCGACGATGTGTGCACCATCCGCCACACCGGCGGCACCACCGGCCACCCGAAGGGCATCTGCACCACCTTCGAGCAGGCACGCTGGTTCCACGGAGTGCTGCCGCAGCAGCCGGAGTTCGAGCGCCGGCAGCTGGTCTGCACCACCCTCGCGCACGCCGCGGGCATGATGGCCGACAGCACGCTGCACGCGGGCGGCGCCGTCGTCCTGCTCGACGACTTCGACCCCGGCACGGTGCTCACGGCCATCGCCCAGGAGCGCATCACCGAGATGTTCCTGCTGCCGCCGCTGCTCTATCAGCTGATGGACCACCCGGACGCACCGCACACCGACACCTCCAGCCTGCGGATGCTGACGTACGGCGGCTGCCAGGCGTCCCCGGCCCGGATAGCCGACGCGGTACGGGCGTTCGGCCCGGTGCTGATGCAGGGTTACGGGCAGAACGAGGCCGGCGGCATCAGCGTGCTCACCCAGGAGGACCACGACCCGCGGCGCCCCGACCGGCTGCGCTCGGCGGGCAAGGTGCTGCCCGACGTCGAGGTGGCGATCCGCGACGAGGCGGGCCGCGATCTGCCGGCCGGTGAGCACGGGGAGGTCTGTGTGCGCTCCGCCATGATCATGAAGGGGTACTGGAAGCAGCCCGAGCTGACCGCCGAGGTGCTGCGGGACGGCTGGCTGCACACGGGAGACATCGGATTCCTCGACGACGAGGGGTTCTTGACCATCGTCGACCGGCTCAAGGACATGATCGTCGTGGTCGGCGGCCATGTGTACACCACCGAGCTGGAGGACCTGCTGAACTCGCACCCGCAGGTACTGCAGAGCGCGGTGTTCGGGGTCCGTGACGCCGACCGGATGGAGCGGGTGCACGCCGCGGTGGTACGGGCGCCCGGCAGCGACGTCGACGGACAGCAGCTGCGCGCGATGGTGTGCGCGGAGCGCGGCGCGATGTACGAACCGCACCGGGTCACCTTCGTCGAGGCGCTGCCGCTCACCGATGCCGGCAAGCCGGACAAGAAGGAGCTGCGCCGGCGGGCCGAGCAGGAGGCCGACACCCTGGCATGA
- a CDS encoding PP2C family protein-serine/threonine phosphatase, with translation MAHDRNAPEGRDAGAGAARRPESTSGIDYAAVFQALPGAILLITPELVIADANEALLRRAGRERGQLIGRFLFEVFPDNPDDPDASGTRNLRASLERVVASGAPDTMALQRYDVEAPGRPGVFEERYWSPVNAPVLDADGRVQLIVHRVEEVTETVRAGAGDRVGDRERMAAELYTRAQELQEVNERLRQANDWEREVVLALQEAMLPAPQPVGHHRAAVRYHPAVGALNVCGDWYDLAELPGDRMAVAVGDVVGNGLAAACVMGQLRSALSAAARVVAGPARALEVLGIYARSVDGAESTTAVQAFIDWTTHTIAYSSAGHPPPALLHPDGTVELLDRATDPPLGARPEHVERPEARVTFGDDAVLALYTDGLIERRREDIDVGLGRLADALTRHRGADAEALADALLAELLPPGGATDDAALVIIRL, from the coding sequence GTGGCGCACGACAGGAACGCACCGGAGGGACGGGACGCCGGGGCGGGGGCGGCGCGGCGTCCCGAGAGCACCTCCGGCATCGACTACGCGGCGGTCTTCCAGGCACTGCCGGGCGCCATACTGCTGATCACCCCGGAGTTGGTGATCGCCGATGCCAACGAGGCGCTGCTGCGGCGGGCCGGCCGCGAACGCGGCCAGCTGATCGGCCGCTTCCTCTTCGAGGTCTTCCCCGACAACCCGGACGACCCCGACGCGTCCGGTACGCGCAATCTCCGGGCGTCCCTGGAGCGGGTGGTGGCCTCAGGGGCGCCCGACACCATGGCGCTGCAGCGCTATGACGTCGAGGCGCCCGGCCGGCCGGGCGTGTTCGAGGAGCGGTACTGGAGTCCGGTCAACGCGCCGGTGCTCGACGCCGACGGGCGGGTGCAGCTGATCGTGCACCGGGTCGAGGAGGTGACCGAGACCGTCCGGGCCGGTGCCGGGGACCGCGTCGGCGACCGGGAGCGGATGGCGGCCGAGCTCTACACCCGCGCCCAGGAGCTCCAAGAGGTCAACGAGCGGCTGCGGCAGGCCAATGACTGGGAGCGGGAGGTGGTGCTGGCTCTCCAGGAGGCGATGCTGCCGGCGCCACAGCCCGTGGGGCACCATCGCGCCGCGGTGCGCTACCACCCCGCGGTCGGTGCGCTCAATGTCTGCGGCGACTGGTACGACCTGGCCGAGCTGCCGGGGGACCGGATGGCGGTGGCCGTCGGCGACGTCGTGGGCAACGGTCTGGCCGCCGCCTGCGTCATGGGCCAGCTCCGCAGCGCGCTGAGCGCCGCCGCCCGGGTCGTCGCCGGGCCCGCCCGGGCGCTGGAGGTGCTGGGCATCTATGCGCGCTCGGTGGACGGCGCGGAATCCACCACCGCGGTGCAGGCCTTCATCGACTGGACCACACACACCATCGCCTACAGCAGCGCCGGCCATCCACCGCCGGCCCTTCTGCACCCGGACGGCACCGTGGAACTGCTGGACCGGGCGACCGACCCGCCGTTGGGCGCGCGGCCCGAGCATGTGGAGCGCCCCGAGGCGCGCGTGACCTTCGGCGACGACGCCGTGCTGGCCCTGTACACGGACGGTCTGATCGAGCGCCGCCGCGAGGACATCGACGTCGGTCTGGGACGGCTGGCCGATGCGCTCACCCGGCACCGCGGCGCCGATGCCGAGGCGCTCGCCGACGCGCTGCTGGCCGAGCTGCTGCCGCCCGGTGGGGCGACCGATGACGCGGCCCTTGTCATCATCCGGCTCTGA